In Papilio machaon chromosome W, ilPapMach1.1, whole genome shotgun sequence, a single genomic region encodes these proteins:
- the LOC106712835 gene encoding uncharacterized protein LOC106712835, translated as MEDRGIPVEIIKIFQFWYRHQTNYVKWAGSLSEPYKLECGVRQGGLTSPKIFNMYLNDLIIELSSMRVGCRVGGVCVNNISYADDMALLGPTAGSIGQMIRVCEKYAASHGLIYNVKKSEFMLFKAASRGPDILPPINLNGTRLNRVTRFKYLGHILADDLKDDDDVERERRALAARGNMLARRFSRCTDQVKITLFKAYCQGLYTGSLWFACSQRSLDALRIQYNNFFRMLMKLPRFCSASVMFAQAQTDGFHAIIRKKVASLVRRLRESDNSILKAIASDPKAPVLRHLVRTMIPQGMSPKYMTH; from the coding sequence ATGGAAGACAGGGGTATACCGgtggaaattataaaaattttccaATTTTGGTACCGGCATCAGACAAACTATGTAAAGTGGGCCGGCAGTCTGTCCGAGCCATACAAGTTAGAGTGTGGTGTGCGACAGGGTGGATTGACATCTCCAAAAATCTTCAATATGTATTTGAATGATCTCATAATCGAACTCAGCAGTATGCGCGTAGGGTGCCGCGTGGGCGGTGTCTGTGTAAACAACATAAGCTACGCGGATGATATGGCGCTGCTGGGCCCGACTGCGGGGTCTATAGGACAGATGATAAGAGTTTGTGAGAAGTACGCCGCATCGCATGGTCTgatatataatgttaaaaagagTGAGTTTATGCTCTTCAAGGCCGCAAGCAGGGGTCCTGATATTTTACCCCCAATCAATTTGAATGGCACGAGATTGAACCGGGTAACGCGATTTAAATACCTTGGGCATATTCTTGCTGATGACCTTAAAGACGATGACGATGTTGAAAGGGAACGCAGGGCCCTGGCGGCTCGAGGGAACATGTTAGCCCGCAGATTTTCTCGATGTACGGATCAGGTAAAAATAACACTGTTTAAAGCATATTGTCAAGGCTTGTACACGGGGAGTTTGTGGTTTGCTTGTTCCCAAAGGTCTTTGGATGCCCTGCGCATAcaatataataactttttcaGGATGTTGATGAAACTCCCCCGATTTTGTAGTGCCTCCGTCATGTTTGCCCAGGCTCAAACCGACGGATTCCATGCAATTATCAGAAAAAAGGTAGCGTCACTGGTGAGGAGGCTCCGGGAGAGTGACAACAGCATCCTGAAAGCAATAGCTAGCGACCCTAAGGCGCCTGTGCTGAGACATCTCGTGCGGACTATGATCCCGCAAGGGATGTCTCCTAAATATATGACGCATTAG
- the LOC123723013 gene encoding uncharacterized protein LOC123723013 — protein sequence MPKCRACGKYTANADCVRCTKCANVCHRGCSGLPAGPIPLRFACPGCKAKNDVSSESSSPGDDIMAPGKGEAECTRMLSELIREVQGLRSDLKETRDEIKLFKADLQACCRRITSVEERVLEVEKKVATKTIDNVDHLENTIADLRIQLNDRDQELLLNDVEIAGLPEERNENVLHLVSVVAVKLGLTLEDRDIVHAERQGAVRRNRGDGEGAPQQPRPLVVRLARRAQRDALLRAARVRRGLTTADMNIAGTPRKFYVNERLTRNNRQLFGKTREAASRLQWKYVWTKGGRIFARKEEGKAIERISSEEDIKKIFGS from the coding sequence ATGCCGAAGTGTCGTGCGTGTGGTAAATATACGGCGAATGCTGACTGTGTGCGTTGCACCAAGTGTGCAAATGTGTGCCACCGCGGCTGCAGCGGCCTGCCTGCTGGTCCTATCCCTCTAAGGTTCGCTTGCCCTGGCTGCAAGGCCAAGAACGACGTCTCGTCAGAAAGCTCGAGCCCCGGTGATGACATAATGGCCCCCGGAAAAGGCGAGGCCGAATGTACCCGAATGCTCAGCGAGCTCATCCGGGAGGTCCAGGGACTTCGTAGCGACCTCAAGGAAACACGTGATgagataaaactgtttaagGCCGATCTGCAAGCTTGCTGTAGACGTATAACTTCGGTCGAAGAAAGGGTTCtagaagtagaaaaaaaagttgccACTAAAACTATCGACAATGTTGATCACCTCGAGAATACGATAGCGGACCTGAGGATACAGTTGAATGATCGAGACCAAGAGCTGCTGCTGAATGATGTTGAAATAGCAGGACTACCTGAAGAGAGAAACGAGAACGTCTTACATCTCGTCAGCGTTGTAGCTGTAAAGCTGGGGCTGACCCTAGAGGACCGCGACATCGTGCACGCGGAGCGGCAGGGCGCCGTGAGACGCAACCGCGGCGACGGTGAAGGCGCGCCGCAGCAACCGCGACCGCTGGTCGTGCGGCTGGCGCGCAGGGCTCAGCGCGACGCCTTGCTCCGCGCCGCGCGCGTCCGTCGCGGCCTCACCACGGCCGACATGAACATTGCTGGGACGCCGAGGAAATTCTACGTCAACGAGCGACTCACGCGGAATAATCGGCAGCTGTTCGGTAAGACGCGCGAAGCGGCTTCCCGCTTGCAATGGAAGTACGTGTGGACAAAAGGTGGCCGAATATTCGCAAGGAAGGAAGAAGGTAAGGCTATTGAACGAATCAGTAGTGAagaagacattaaaaaaatttttggatCTTAA